The following are encoded in a window of Brevibacillus sp. DP1.3A genomic DNA:
- a CDS encoding DEAD/DEAH box helicase: MPNVPISFDTSWINPLTDRMQEDGPWDKWELFKLSLEAEEAMAVHEFDQLQCLKYLPLLSPFPHQLETAKRVLLEMRGRAILADEVGLGKTIEAGLIMKEYMVRGLAKKILVLVPASLVIQWTKELHQKFGIAAVAQKKEYMWRQHEVVVASIDTAKRDPHRRHVLDIDYDMLIIDEAHKLKNKRTRNYQFVKEIRKKYCLLLTATPIQNEMDELYNLINLLKPGHLGHTSTFSTNYVEGKRQSKNSEKLREEIEKVMIRNKRSDGGIQFTSRRVQSIPIDLSPEELTLYEGVTRFVREQYQTGFGVGGFNSLALITLQREVCSSKEAAFMTLYNMHQRTGEDSPLRAQILELVEMIKQIETHSKAAKTVELIQQINDKVIIFTEYRATQNYLQKYLHDHGITSVPFRGGFKRSKKDWMTDLFQNRAQVLIATEAGGEGINLQFCNQVINYDMPWNPMRVEQRIGRVHRLGQKRDVHIYNLSTTGTIEEHILKLLYEKIDLFEMVIGELDDIVERLNLNHSLEDNLIQIIMDSRSSKEMALKLDNIGHAIRASKITNEAVPLSEAADQ; encoded by the coding sequence ATGCCGAATGTTCCTATTTCATTTGATACGAGTTGGATCAATCCGCTTACAGACCGCATGCAAGAAGATGGTCCCTGGGATAAGTGGGAGCTGTTCAAGCTCTCATTGGAAGCCGAGGAAGCGATGGCTGTTCACGAATTTGATCAGCTGCAATGTCTGAAATACCTTCCACTCTTGTCACCATTTCCACACCAGTTGGAAACGGCGAAACGTGTCCTGCTAGAGATGCGCGGACGAGCGATTCTCGCAGATGAGGTCGGTCTGGGAAAGACGATCGAAGCAGGTTTGATCATGAAGGAGTATATGGTCCGCGGCTTGGCTAAAAAAATTCTCGTCCTGGTTCCGGCCTCTCTCGTCATTCAATGGACAAAAGAGCTTCATCAAAAATTCGGCATTGCAGCAGTCGCGCAAAAAAAAGAATATATGTGGCGGCAGCACGAAGTCGTTGTCGCATCAATTGACACAGCAAAACGAGATCCTCACAGGCGTCACGTCCTCGACATCGATTACGACATGCTCATCATCGACGAGGCCCATAAACTCAAAAATAAACGGACACGCAACTATCAGTTCGTCAAAGAAATCCGCAAAAAATATTGCCTGCTCCTTACCGCAACTCCTATTCAAAACGAGATGGACGAGCTGTACAACCTCATCAATTTGTTAAAGCCAGGTCACCTCGGCCATACTTCCACCTTCTCTACCAATTACGTTGAGGGCAAACGCCAATCCAAAAATAGCGAGAAATTGCGGGAAGAAATTGAAAAGGTCATGATTCGCAACAAACGAAGTGACGGTGGTATTCAATTCACCAGTCGCCGCGTTCAGTCGATTCCGATTGACCTTTCTCCTGAGGAATTGACCTTGTACGAAGGTGTGACCCGCTTCGTCCGCGAGCAATACCAAACAGGATTTGGGGTTGGCGGCTTCAACTCTCTCGCTCTGATTACCTTGCAGCGCGAAGTCTGCTCCAGTAAGGAAGCTGCGTTCATGACGCTGTATAACATGCACCAGCGCACCGGCGAGGACTCTCCCCTGCGCGCACAAATTCTTGAGCTAGTCGAGATGATCAAACAAATTGAGACGCATTCCAAGGCTGCCAAAACGGTTGAGCTCATTCAACAAATCAACGACAAAGTGATCATTTTTACAGAGTATCGGGCAACACAAAACTATCTACAAAAGTATTTGCACGACCACGGCATTACTTCTGTCCCCTTCCGCGGCGGCTTTAAACGCAGCAAAAAGGACTGGATGACGGATCTTTTCCAAAATCGTGCACAAGTCCTGATCGCGACAGAAGCAGGCGGCGAAGGCATCAATTTGCAGTTCTGCAATCAGGTGATCAATTACGACATGCCTTGGAATCCCATGCGCGTGGAGCAACGAATCGGTCGCGTCCATCGTCTCGGACAAAAAAGGGATGTGCACATTTACAATTTATCGACAACAGGAACGATCGAGGAGCATATTCTCAAGCTGCTCTATGAAAAAATCGACCTATTTGAAATGGTCATCGGTGAACTCGATGATATTGTGGAACGTCTGAATTTAAATCATTCCTTGGAAGATAATCTGATTCAAATCATTATGGATTCCCGCTCCTCCAAAGAAATGGCACTGAAGCTCGATAACATTGGACACGCGATTCGGGCAAGCAAAATAACAAATGAAGCCGTCCCGCTTTCTGAGGCGGCTGACCAATAA
- a CDS encoding YqhG family protein — MQQQQVRQFVERYLATFSAHIVESHPDYFTVKLPVEVDKDIGNRPFYWSWVDKMNLAYQPLVLTFTFHPDCMPEGLRSEHLHLGAARMQQIFASTKKHGSFVCMYEQQGGLLGNAGKRRSTPLVPWLGMNLKVSLLCDKRRDILLYLGINLHQPRMVTDFTSFLFSLSLTPAIPDYYYTLDRKVTIQEALQMAQQEVEHTLEQADQQWAEEARTRLSEEMAILEAYYEELARREPENEQTNVDETGEEAEQPEAQSSLEQETLHSEPDPDGPTPVEQPISFDEYRASGGRILDFLRANGIQTTSREEINQAEWKKSTPDEERQRRKDELAWQYEPRIEVSFINGGLFYLSSVPPLMRSSKAKSMRHLPASGRIM, encoded by the coding sequence ATGCAACAACAGCAGGTCAGACAGTTTGTCGAGCGCTATTTGGCGACTTTTTCTGCCCATATCGTCGAGTCTCACCCGGATTATTTCACAGTCAAACTCCCTGTCGAGGTGGACAAAGATATCGGCAATCGCCCTTTTTACTGGAGCTGGGTGGATAAGATGAATTTAGCTTATCAGCCATTAGTGCTCACCTTTACTTTTCATCCGGATTGCATGCCTGAGGGTTTGCGATCCGAGCATCTGCATTTAGGGGCTGCACGCATGCAACAAATTTTCGCTTCAACCAAAAAGCATGGCAGCTTTGTCTGTATGTACGAACAACAAGGGGGCCTTTTAGGCAATGCCGGCAAGCGTCGTTCAACCCCTCTCGTGCCTTGGCTCGGGATGAACTTGAAGGTTTCTCTGCTCTGTGACAAGCGACGTGACATTTTATTGTACCTGGGTATTAATTTGCATCAGCCACGAATGGTGACGGATTTCACTTCGTTTTTATTTTCACTTTCCTTGACCCCTGCGATCCCTGACTACTATTACACGTTAGATCGAAAGGTAACCATACAGGAAGCCCTCCAAATGGCACAACAGGAAGTCGAACATACATTGGAACAAGCAGATCAGCAATGGGCAGAGGAAGCGCGCACACGTTTGAGCGAAGAAATGGCCATCTTGGAAGCGTACTATGAAGAGCTGGCACGGCGCGAACCAGAAAATGAGCAAACAAACGTAGACGAAACCGGGGAAGAAGCAGAACAGCCAGAAGCTCAGTCGTCACTCGAGCAAGAAACCCTGCACTCCGAACCTGATCCAGATGGACCAACTCCTGTCGAACAGCCAATATCTTTTGACGAATACCGGGCTTCTGGTGGACGAATCCTCGACTTTTTACGTGCAAATGGAATCCAAACCACTTCACGCGAAGAGATTAATCAAGCAGAATGGAAAAAGAGCACGCCAGATGAGGAAAGACAACGCCGAAAAGACGAGCTGGCATGGCAATACGAGCCGCGGATCGAGGTTTCGTTCATCAACGGCGGCTTGTTCTATTTATCTTCCGTTCCTCCGCTCATGCGGTCTTCAAAAGCAAAAAGCATGCGACATCTCCCCGCATCAGGGCGAATCATGTAA
- a CDS encoding YkuS family protein, with the protein MARVAVENSLSEVCEMLRQNGYEVVDLGNWQQVVDAIVITGQDINVLGDQNKTITGAPVINAEGMTVNEVFHAVHERLSPTEHR; encoded by the coding sequence ATGGCGAGAGTAGCGGTAGAAAATTCCCTGTCTGAAGTGTGCGAGATGCTGCGTCAAAATGGTTACGAAGTTGTTGATTTAGGCAACTGGCAGCAGGTGGTAGACGCGATTGTCATTACAGGCCAGGATATCAACGTGCTAGGTGATCAAAACAAAACGATTACAGGAGCACCCGTCATTAATGCAGAGGGAATGACGGTCAATGAAGTTTTTCATGCCGTTCATGAACGTCTCTCTCCTACGGAACATCGGTGA
- a CDS encoding YqzE family protein has translation MSFQEYLKYLTKLFVQYVDTPKDERRLRKTPRESWSSRWFGAIPMSIRLLWRK, from the coding sequence ATGTCCTTTCAGGAATATTTAAAGTACCTGACGAAACTGTTTGTTCAGTACGTGGATACTCCAAAAGATGAACGCCGTTTGCGTAAGACTCCACGCGAGTCCTGGTCGTCACGCTGGTTTGGTGCCATTCCCATGTCCATTCGACTGTTGTGGCGCAAATAA
- a CDS encoding shikimate kinase: protein MMNLVLVGFMGTGKTTVGAALAASLGMKHTDLDDAIVESEDRSIPEIFTDQGEAYFRDVETKRLAQLLAAGPQVLTTGGGAVLRKQNVEMMMEHGIVIALHATEEELIKRLEKDTGRPLLAGGVATRVKTLMAERAGVYDFAPIQVDTTGKSLSDIVMEITSQVVERTQDGEQ, encoded by the coding sequence ATGATGAACCTGGTGTTGGTCGGATTTATGGGAACAGGAAAAACCACGGTTGGCGCCGCACTCGCTGCCTCTTTGGGAATGAAGCATACGGACTTGGATGATGCGATTGTGGAAAGTGAAGATCGCAGCATTCCAGAAATCTTCACTGATCAAGGAGAAGCGTATTTCCGAGACGTCGAGACGAAACGTCTTGCACAATTACTGGCAGCAGGGCCTCAGGTACTAACAACTGGCGGAGGAGCTGTATTACGGAAGCAAAACGTAGAGATGATGATGGAGCATGGCATCGTAATCGCACTGCATGCCACGGAAGAGGAACTCATCAAGCGTTTGGAAAAGGATACAGGCCGGCCCTTGTTGGCAGGAGGAGTAGCGACAAGGGTAAAAACCTTAATGGCGGAGCGCGCAGGTGTATACGATTTCGCGCCGATTCAGGTGGATACGACAGGAAAGAGCCTTTCCGATATTGTGATGGAAATTACGAGCCAAGTGGTTGAAAGAACGCAGGACGGGGAACAATAG
- a CDS encoding stalk domain-containing protein — protein MKSLHKTSLLVCVTILVFFGSVGVVAYWPAISQIIAMNQSPEEEQKFVDPFSYDPPLPSYVKDLNPVYKIQAELHTSEAKITGNMTLEFDNPKTPDVRLYIYDYLWNKMTVKSIRYKDKPLSFERGQSLVKMANPLGKELRGALTIEFENPVPRRGTRFGVKDDIWTLTTWYPMLGAQNQKGVWYDPPQRVDFGDPFVYHYGDYDVSFTSPQGYKWVSSWGRGQTKSIGGSKQQVHYQAKNLLNFGLVGSPLYHIETIQFAPNLTVDIASVDKGNIERIKTIAQSVFPTFIDMYGPLPYPHVAIAETSTGTTYAMEYANLAVFKRDMHYNNLIDHWLPHEVGHLWWYNSVATLESTHGWLDEGLVEIGVSHYLQKRYGAQSATTLLDEYNRDVKRLQERYPNGKLDKPLQKFATEEEFKLTWYSRGALLFDNLRRKIGDDAYKRFLQRVQQNYHGSVIGTEHLDQALGQTLQGEAKYFTLYTNSANKNGFGAVQLEPYITTIINNMSFYPSIPARVTQNTVYIPLRELGEKMGLAISWDDKKQMIRVKGNGREVFIKERERFADVDGKRMDLGSPLIEIKERTMVPLSFFEKALGYETAYNQQQKTVKINTY, from the coding sequence ATGAAATCACTACATAAAACGAGCTTGCTAGTATGTGTGACGATCCTCGTTTTTTTTGGCTCAGTTGGGGTCGTCGCGTATTGGCCAGCCATTTCACAAATCATTGCCATGAATCAATCACCTGAGGAGGAGCAAAAGTTCGTCGATCCATTTTCATATGATCCCCCTCTGCCGTCTTATGTAAAGGATTTGAACCCTGTATATAAGATTCAAGCTGAATTACATACGTCCGAAGCGAAAATAACCGGAAACATGACCTTGGAGTTCGACAACCCGAAAACTCCAGATGTACGACTGTATATTTACGACTACCTTTGGAACAAAATGACGGTGAAGTCGATTCGCTACAAGGACAAGCCGCTTTCTTTTGAACGTGGTCAATCGCTGGTGAAGATGGCAAATCCTCTTGGTAAGGAGCTTCGTGGGGCCCTAACCATTGAATTTGAGAACCCGGTTCCACGTAGGGGCACACGTTTTGGGGTCAAAGACGATATATGGACGTTGACGACATGGTACCCGATGCTCGGGGCACAAAATCAAAAAGGTGTTTGGTACGACCCACCGCAACGCGTTGATTTTGGTGATCCATTCGTTTACCACTATGGAGATTACGATGTGTCGTTTACCTCTCCACAAGGCTACAAATGGGTCAGTTCATGGGGCAGAGGACAAACGAAGTCAATCGGTGGCAGTAAGCAACAAGTCCATTATCAAGCAAAAAATCTGTTGAACTTTGGACTGGTCGGAAGTCCGCTTTATCATATCGAAACGATTCAATTTGCTCCGAATTTAACGGTTGACATTGCTTCCGTTGATAAAGGAAACATAGAAAGAATCAAGACCATTGCCCAATCGGTATTTCCTACTTTCATCGACATGTATGGTCCGTTGCCGTATCCGCACGTGGCGATTGCGGAAACAAGTACAGGAACGACGTACGCCATGGAATACGCGAATCTCGCCGTATTCAAAAGAGACATGCATTACAACAATCTGATCGATCATTGGCTGCCACATGAGGTAGGGCATCTTTGGTGGTATAACAGTGTGGCTACATTGGAGTCCACGCATGGGTGGCTTGATGAGGGGCTGGTGGAGATCGGCGTGTCTCATTACTTACAGAAGCGTTATGGTGCCCAATCAGCTACGACTTTGTTAGATGAGTACAACCGGGATGTCAAACGTTTGCAAGAGCGTTATCCAAATGGAAAGCTGGACAAGCCATTGCAGAAGTTTGCCACCGAAGAAGAGTTTAAGCTGACCTGGTATTCCCGAGGAGCACTCCTGTTTGACAATCTGCGGCGCAAAATTGGTGACGATGCCTATAAGCGATTCTTGCAGCGCGTCCAACAAAATTATCATGGTAGTGTCATTGGTACAGAGCATCTCGATCAAGCGCTTGGGCAAACTTTGCAAGGGGAAGCGAAATATTTCACCCTGTATACCAATAGTGCAAATAAGAATGGCTTTGGTGCAGTGCAATTGGAGCCCTATATCACTACGATCATCAATAACATGAGCTTTTATCCATCGATTCCGGCTCGGGTCACCCAAAATACGGTGTATATTCCGTTGCGTGAGCTCGGTGAGAAAATGGGATTAGCGATTAGCTGGGACGACAAGAAACAAATGATCCGCGTAAAAGGAAATGGGCGCGAAGTATTTATAAAGGAACGGGAGCGCTTTGCTGACGTAGATGGGAAGCGGATGGATTTAGGTAGCCCGTTAATCGAAATCAAAGAACGTACGATGGTTCCACTGTCCTTTTTTGAAAAAGCATTAGGATATGAAACAGCGTACAATCAACAACAAAAAACGGTGAAGATCAATACATACTGA
- a CDS encoding helix-turn-helix transcriptional regulator translates to MSQQNSYTTEEIAKILRISKLTVYDLIKKGELPAYRVGRQMRVDESDLEAYKAKAKGEYRQASAVSIPQTGQAQQLTRYEQAGTGRNIIISGQDVSLDLLAGHLEKKDAAYRPLRSYVGSLNSLVAMYTGKADIVSTHLYDGDTNEYNVPYIRRILCGHQFVVINMLSRWAGFYVQAGNPKQIKAWSDFTKPGIRMVNREKGSGARTLIEEQFRLAKIVGSDVSGYEREESNHLAVAGVVARREADVGVGIEKVASLVGVEFVPTVRERYDLVLLKNKDNEPLIQAVLDVLGSRPFQKELEAVGGYDLSQTGKIMYETW, encoded by the coding sequence ATGAGTCAACAAAATTCTTATACCACCGAAGAAATAGCAAAAATTCTACGTATTTCTAAGCTGACGGTCTACGATCTGATTAAAAAAGGAGAGTTGCCCGCTTATCGCGTCGGTCGGCAAATGCGCGTAGATGAAAGCGATCTAGAAGCGTACAAGGCGAAGGCAAAGGGAGAATACAGACAAGCCTCAGCCGTTAGCATTCCTCAGACAGGACAAGCTCAGCAATTGACACGATATGAGCAGGCTGGTACAGGCCGCAATATCATTATCAGCGGGCAGGATGTGAGCTTGGACCTACTGGCGGGGCATTTGGAGAAAAAAGATGCGGCATACCGACCGCTTCGCTCGTACGTGGGCTCTCTAAACAGCCTCGTAGCGATGTATACGGGTAAGGCAGATATCGTCAGCACGCACTTGTACGATGGGGATACCAATGAATACAATGTCCCGTATATTCGTCGTATTTTGTGTGGGCATCAATTTGTTGTCATCAATATGTTGTCACGTTGGGCTGGATTCTACGTCCAGGCAGGCAATCCGAAACAGATCAAAGCATGGAGCGATTTTACGAAGCCGGGCATTCGCATGGTCAATCGGGAAAAAGGGTCCGGTGCACGCACGCTGATTGAAGAGCAGTTTCGACTGGCAAAAATAGTGGGGAGTGACGTGAGTGGCTATGAACGGGAAGAGTCCAATCACCTGGCAGTCGCAGGGGTAGTAGCACGGCGCGAAGCAGACGTAGGGGTGGGCATTGAAAAGGTAGCTTCACTCGTCGGCGTAGAGTTTGTCCCAACTGTGCGTGAGCGATATGACCTAGTCTTGTTGAAAAATAAGGACAATGAACCGCTCATTCAGGCCGTTCTTGATGTTCTCGGATCGCGTCCGTTTCAAAAGGAATTGGAAGCGGTCGGGGGCTATGATCTTAGCCAAACAGGAAAAATTATGTACGAAACGTGGTAA
- the modA gene encoding molybdate ABC transporter substrate-binding protein produces MKKHWLALLTAFCLMLTACSTTQTAPQASEPAKTETAKVELMISAAASLTDALNELKTQYETEHPGTTLTFNFGGSGKLATQITQGAPSDVFLSASKKDMDGLEEQQLIAKDTRQDFTKNSLVLIAGNTSAVAITSFEELSNTAIKHIAVGEPETVPAGRYAKETLDTLKMWDSLSAQMVFGSDVRQVLTFVESGNAEVGIVYSSDAAASKNVKVLATAKPEWHKPIVYPGAVVSASKNPDAAKAFLAYLTSDKGKAILQKYGFQ; encoded by the coding sequence ATGAAGAAGCACTGGTTAGCCCTATTGACGGCATTTTGCTTGATGCTCACTGCTTGCTCGACAACGCAAACAGCACCACAAGCGAGTGAGCCAGCTAAAACCGAAACAGCAAAGGTAGAACTGATGATTTCTGCTGCTGCTAGCTTGACGGATGCCTTGAATGAGTTGAAAACCCAATATGAAACGGAACACCCAGGAACGACCCTCACCTTTAACTTCGGAGGTTCGGGCAAACTCGCCACACAAATTACGCAAGGCGCTCCGTCTGATGTATTTTTGTCGGCTAGTAAAAAAGACATGGACGGCCTAGAGGAACAGCAACTGATCGCCAAAGACACACGTCAAGACTTCACGAAAAACTCGCTTGTTCTCATTGCAGGTAACACAAGTGCTGTCGCAATCACTTCTTTTGAAGAGCTGAGCAACACAGCGATCAAGCATATTGCCGTCGGTGAGCCTGAGACAGTCCCTGCTGGACGATATGCGAAAGAAACTTTGGATACGCTGAAAATGTGGGATTCTCTTTCGGCACAAATGGTATTTGGCAGCGATGTTCGCCAAGTTTTGACCTTCGTAGAATCCGGTAACGCGGAAGTCGGTATTGTCTACTCCAGTGATGCCGCAGCTTCGAAAAATGTAAAGGTATTGGCGACAGCCAAGCCTGAATGGCACAAGCCTATCGTTTATCCAGGTGCTGTTGTCAGCGCATCGAAGAACCCAGATGCAGCAAAAGCTTTTCTTGCCTACTTGACAAGCGACAAAGGAAAAGCGATCTTACAGAAGTACGGGTTTCAATAA
- the modB gene encoding molybdate ABC transporter permease subunit: MIETNLTPLMLSLKVAALSTSFVFVLGMISARWMTQKDFWGKNVLESFFLLPLVLPPTVVGFGLLMLFGKNGFLGQLLHEWFNITVVFTLTGAVIASIVVSFPLMYQSAVAAFTGVDRRLENAARTMGASEWRLFWTVTFPLAWPGLLAGFVLSFARGLGEFGATLMLAGYIPGKTDTIPVAIYFAVEAGQMDKALFWVIIIVSLGMGTTLWLNWWSRRNVRRYANQK, from the coding sequence GTGATCGAAACCAATCTTACTCCTTTGATGCTATCCCTTAAAGTAGCTGCGCTCTCCACCTCCTTTGTATTTGTCCTTGGGATGATTTCTGCAAGGTGGATGACACAAAAGGATTTTTGGGGGAAGAATGTGCTGGAGTCCTTCTTTTTGCTTCCGCTTGTTCTCCCTCCCACTGTTGTTGGCTTCGGCTTGTTGATGCTTTTCGGAAAAAACGGCTTTCTCGGCCAGCTTCTGCATGAATGGTTCAATATCACCGTCGTCTTTACGTTAACAGGAGCCGTTATTGCCTCGATTGTCGTTTCCTTTCCGTTGATGTATCAGAGTGCAGTCGCTGCCTTTACAGGAGTTGATCGTCGTTTGGAGAATGCGGCACGCACGATGGGCGCTTCCGAATGGCGATTATTCTGGACCGTTACCTTTCCATTGGCTTGGCCTGGCCTGTTGGCTGGGTTTGTTCTTTCTTTTGCCCGTGGTTTAGGGGAGTTTGGCGCTACGCTAATGCTCGCAGGGTACATCCCTGGGAAAACCGATACGATTCCCGTCGCCATTTATTTTGCTGTTGAGGCTGGTCAAATGGATAAGGCATTGTTTTGGGTCATCATTATTGTTTCCTTGGGTATGGGTACGACTCTCTGGCTGAATTGGTGGAGTCGTCGTAACGTGCGCAGGTACGCCAATCAAAAGTAA
- a CDS encoding ABC transporter ATP-binding protein, which yields MLFVHIQKRLPDFILDVSFSVQKEIVVLFGPSGSGKTTILNSIAGLVHPDTGVIQLDENVFYREGQKPLPVQKRNIGYLFQDYALFPHMTVDQNVRYGLKKGHELNLAPLLSTVGIDHLLQKYPHQLSGGQKQRVALVRALATEPDILLLDEPLSALDADTRKQCQDELLRLHAMWNIPFLLVTHDREEAEKLADVIFLIDNGTIKERKHEKSHSATSISR from the coding sequence ATGCTCTTTGTCCACATACAGAAGCGTTTGCCTGATTTTATTTTGGATGTGTCCTTTTCGGTACAGAAGGAAATTGTCGTGCTGTTCGGACCATCCGGCTCTGGCAAAACAACGATATTGAACAGTATTGCAGGTCTGGTTCATCCTGATACCGGCGTGATCCAATTAGACGAGAACGTTTTTTATCGCGAAGGACAGAAGCCGCTTCCCGTACAAAAACGCAACATCGGGTATTTATTTCAAGATTATGCACTGTTCCCTCACATGACGGTCGACCAAAATGTTCGATACGGCTTAAAAAAGGGACATGAGCTCAATTTAGCCCCATTGTTGTCCACAGTGGGCATCGATCATCTGCTGCAAAAATATCCTCACCAGTTATCCGGAGGACAAAAACAACGGGTGGCACTCGTACGTGCACTTGCTACTGAACCAGACATTCTGCTCCTTGATGAGCCTTTATCTGCGCTGGATGCGGATACGCGTAAACAATGCCAGGATGAGTTACTTCGCCTTCACGCCATGTGGAACATCCCGTTTCTGCTGGTCACCCATGATCGTGAAGAAGCCGAGAAGCTCGCAGATGTCATTTTCCTGATTGATAACGGCACAATCAAAGAACGGAAACATGAAAAAAGCCATTCAGCAACGTCCATTTCCCGATAA
- a CDS encoding LamB/YcsF family protein, producing MIHLDINCDMAEGFSRGRQSEDLGIMKWITSVNIACGLHAGDPHIICRTIEAALKHDVKIGAHPGYADIQGFGRRSMNLSVNEVYELVLYQIAALAGTTKALGGELHHVKLHGALYNEAAERPELAEAVVQAIADIDEELILYALSGSKLVEAGLEHGLQVAEEVFAERAYLPNGRLAPRELEGSVLISKEERMEQTRQLVLKQRVMTVNGEHIDLAADTLCVHHESHDVLQFLVEVHKWAKQNDVKIEPITAR from the coding sequence ATGATTCATCTGGATATTAACTGCGATATGGCAGAGGGCTTCAGCAGAGGTCGACAATCAGAGGATTTGGGGATTATGAAATGGATCACCTCCGTTAATATTGCTTGCGGATTGCATGCAGGGGATCCCCATATTATTTGCAGAACAATCGAAGCTGCACTCAAGCATGATGTGAAAATCGGGGCACATCCCGGTTATGCAGATATTCAAGGCTTCGGACGTCGCTCGATGAACTTGTCTGTTAATGAAGTGTATGAGCTAGTGCTGTATCAAATTGCAGCCTTGGCTGGGACTACAAAAGCACTCGGCGGGGAGCTGCACCATGTGAAATTGCATGGTGCGCTGTATAACGAAGCGGCTGAACGTCCAGAGCTCGCCGAAGCGGTTGTCCAAGCCATTGCGGATATTGATGAAGAACTGATCCTCTATGCACTGTCTGGCAGCAAGCTTGTGGAGGCAGGCTTGGAACACGGGCTTCAGGTGGCAGAGGAAGTATTTGCAGAGCGGGCTTATTTGCCGAATGGTCGACTGGCCCCGCGTGAGTTGGAAGGAAGCGTGCTGATCAGCAAGGAAGAGCGCATGGAGCAGACACGTCAGCTCGTTTTAAAACAAAGAGTAATGACGGTCAATGGCGAGCACATTGACTTGGCGGCCGATACCCTTTGTGTCCATCACGAGAGCCATGACGTACTGCAATTCCTTGTCGAAGTACATAAGTGGGCAAAGCAAAACGATGTGAAAATTGAACCAATCACAGCTCGATAG
- a CDS encoding YlbG family protein encodes MRERRLGVAVWVKNTRAAKNLRKFGTIHYISKRLNYVSMYVDANLLDETIRIMEKLHFVTKIERSHRHEIPVEYNNARPDKAKEYDYKQEKNQVMALAETLQTEESSQATVGST; translated from the coding sequence ATGAGAGAGCGACGTCTGGGGGTCGCCGTGTGGGTGAAAAACACGCGTGCCGCCAAAAATTTACGCAAATTTGGCACCATTCATTACATCTCCAAACGCTTAAATTACGTTTCGATGTATGTGGATGCCAATTTGTTGGATGAAACGATTCGCATTATGGAAAAGCTACACTTTGTAACGAAAATTGAACGTTCCCATCGCCATGAGATCCCGGTAGAGTACAACAATGCCAGACCGGATAAGGCAAAGGAATACGATTATAAACAAGAGAAGAACCAGGTAATGGCACTAGCAGAGACCTTGCAGACAGAAGAAAGCAGCCAAGCAACCGTTGGTTCGACATAA
- a CDS encoding YlbF family regulator codes for METLEAVDMSQLIMESHELSTMINQSREVSGYLEAKRQMEADEEVQRLLVVFEAKKEQYEDVQRFGKYHPDYNHISKEVRELKRSIELRDSVQAFKRAEDALDELLYQVSRTIAHSVSDTIKVPSNNPFLEAQGSGCGTGGSCGCSVKKPS; via the coding sequence ATGGAAACATTGGAAGCTGTGGATATGTCACAGTTGATCATGGAGTCTCATGAGCTGTCCACGATGATTAACCAATCGCGCGAGGTCTCGGGGTATCTAGAGGCCAAACGCCAAATGGAAGCAGATGAGGAAGTGCAACGTCTGCTCGTCGTGTTCGAGGCTAAGAAGGAACAGTACGAAGATGTGCAACGGTTCGGGAAGTATCACCCGGATTACAATCATATATCCAAAGAAGTACGGGAACTGAAGCGCAGCATTGAACTGAGGGATTCCGTACAGGCATTCAAGAGAGCAGAGGATGCTCTGGATGAGCTCTTATATCAGGTGAGTAGAACCATTGCTCATTCCGTATCGGATACGATCAAGGTGCCGAGCAACAATCCATTCTTAGAGGCGCAGGGTAGTGGCTGCGGGACAGGCGGAAGCTGCGGCTGCAGTGTGAAAAAGCCATCGTAA